A window of Campylobacter pinnipediorum subsp. pinnipediorum contains these coding sequences:
- a CDS encoding 6-hydroxymethylpterin diphosphokinase MptE-like protein — MNNTQDTIFEKNLQALFQQDEILAARLFAITSNEKYDVYIGKNDPIDINIIDKKTLKYVYNNPSKDVHDMLESLEKKYKRYPVMFFYGLGNGVLFKALLQNKTHQRIVVVEPELEIIYIALNLIDLSEDIRSERLVLFYSELATYSQFYFLASKSEFSVFSKLYDLHVHSEFYENFEEDLTRINADFTKAISQMVVSHGNSIDDNLQGIRQNLENIVHTLTNYSYVDLVKKRHKLMDTAVIVATGPSLDKQLPVLKKIAPYVSVISLDASYPILLKHGIVPDYVTSIERVVATSTFFDKKDKKIDKDIYFIVASLTHKETIKKILPRKLVLTMRPTQDEKTMRLDKFGYLGIGHSTANQAYQFAYVLGHKNIVLIGQDLAFAPDGSSHAKGHAFAQSDEFLYTTAYGGEGEVRTTYIWNLFKNQYEKDIENSSKEDVVTYNCTEGGARINGTIERGFEETMQELCKDKEIKNLPNINKVSYKEANKHLLKIYRYVIKKTAIQTEAKNKVEAAFLEITPKIDELLELKNNNKIEEKHFKDLVKISKKIDKLKDFLSSKRIMGHIENILTISVFYQELELAKIAVAPSDTTKEKIDKLLEWGEIHKYWMFSLAGGLDADIKTTTKASKNLIKELKKRNIFPENKSK, encoded by the coding sequence TTGAATAACACACAAGATACAATTTTTGAAAAGAATTTACAGGCACTTTTTCAACAAGATGAAATTTTAGCGGCTCGTCTTTTTGCTATAACATCAAATGAAAAATACGATGTTTATATCGGTAAAAATGATCCTATAGATATAAATATTATAGATAAAAAAACTTTAAAGTATGTGTATAATAACCCATCTAAAGATGTTCACGATATGCTTGAAAGTTTAGAGAAAAAATATAAGCGTTATCCGGTTATGTTTTTTTATGGTCTTGGTAATGGTGTTTTATTTAAAGCTCTTTTGCAAAATAAAACTCATCAAAGGATAGTAGTTGTAGAGCCTGAGCTTGAAATAATTTATATAGCATTAAATTTAATAGATCTTTCAGAAGATATTAGAAGCGAAAGATTGGTATTGTTTTACTCTGAACTTGCTACATATTCGCAATTTTATTTTTTGGCTTCTAAAAGCGAGTTTTCTGTGTTTTCAAAGCTTTATGATCTGCATGTGCATTCTGAGTTTTATGAGAATTTTGAAGAGGATTTGACAAGGATTAATGCTGATTTTACAAAGGCTATATCTCAAATGGTGGTAAGTCATGGAAACAGCATAGATGATAACTTGCAGGGCATTAGACAAAACTTAGAAAATATCGTTCACACCTTAACTAATTATTCTTATGTGGATTTGGTTAAAAAAAGACATAAATTAATGGATACGGCCGTTATCGTTGCTACTGGGCCATCTTTGGACAAACAGCTTCCTGTACTTAAAAAAATAGCACCTTATGTTAGTGTTATTAGTTTGGATGCCTCTTATCCTATACTTCTTAAACATGGCATTGTGCCTGATTATGTAACTTCTATTGAAAGGGTCGTTGCAACATCTACTTTTTTTGATAAAAAAGATAAAAAGATAGATAAAGATATATATTTTATAGTCGCATCTTTAACACATAAAGAAACAATAAAAAAAATACTCCCAAGAAAACTAGTTCTTACAATGCGCCCAACACAAGATGAAAAGACTATGAGACTAGACAAGTTCGGCTACCTAGGCATTGGTCATAGCACTGCAAATCAAGCTTATCAATTTGCTTACGTTTTAGGTCATAAAAATATAGTTCTTATAGGACAAGACTTGGCATTTGCGCCAGATGGTTCTAGTCATGCTAAAGGTCATGCTTTTGCTCAAAGTGATGAGTTTCTTTATACTACTGCTTATGGCGGCGAAGGAGAGGTGAGAACTACTTATATATGGAATTTATTTAAGAACCAATATGAAAAAGATATAGAAAATTCATCAAAAGAGGATGTTGTTACATATAACTGTACCGAAGGTGGTGCTAGGATAAATGGCACTATAGAGCGTGGCTTTGAAGAGACTATGCAAGAGCTTTGTAAGGATAAGGAGATTAAAAATCTACCGAATATAAATAAAGTAAGTTACAAAGAGGCAAATAAACATCTTTTAAAAATTTATCGATATGTGATTAAAAAAACAGCTATACAAACAGAAGCAAAAAATAAAGTAGAAGCTGCTTTTTTGGAAATTACTCCGAAGATAGATGAGTTGTTGGAATTAAAAAATAATAATAAGATAGAAGAAAAGCATTTTAAGGATTTGGTAAAAATTTCTAAAAAGATAGATAAGCTAAAAGATTTTTTAAGTTCAAAAAGGATTATGGGGCATATAGAAAATATACTTACAATATCTGTATTTTATCAAGAGTTAGAGCTTGCTAAAATCGCGGTAGCTCCAAGCGATACCACAAAGGAAAAAATAGATAAGTTGTTGGAATGGGGTGAGATACATAAGTATTGGATGTTTTCGCTGGCAGGTGGACTTGATGCTGATATCAAAACTACCACAAAAGCTAGTAAAAACTTAATAAAAGAGCTTAAAAAAAGGAATATATTTCCTGAAAATAAAAGTAAGTGA
- a CDS encoding tetratricopeptide repeat protein → MKFFYFLFFILLSLFANDDELLKEAQNAYKNYDCVKAEKLYKQLANKNNPDAIFTYAWLLEKGECVKRDYAEARKYYELGIKSDDVNVQKLSNYRLGLLLIANRGGDEDESNRVLSLWGTAERLGYFQASLAIGMLYLRGNIVEQNDKLAREYFNRACDNDIKEACTIISNLKIK, encoded by the coding sequence GTGAAATTTTTTTATTTTTTATTTTTTATTTTATTATCTTTGTTTGCAAATGATGACGAATTATTAAAAGAAGCCCAGAATGCTTATAAAAATTATGATTGTGTAAAGGCTGAAAAACTCTATAAACAGCTAGCTAATAAAAACAATCCTGATGCTATTTTTACTTATGCGTGGCTGCTTGAAAAGGGCGAGTGTGTAAAACGTGATTATGCTGAAGCTAGAAAGTATTATGAGCTTGGCATAAAAAGTGATGATGTAAACGTTCAGAAACTATCAAATTATAGGCTTGGTCTTTTGCTTATAGCAAATAGGGGCGGAGATGAAGATGAAAGTAATAGGGTTCTTTCTTTATGGGGTACTGCTGAAAGATTAGGGTATTTCCAAGCAAGTTTGGCTATAGGAATGCTTTATTTAAGAGGAAATATAGTAGAACAAAATGATAAATTAGCTAGAGAGTATTTTAATAGAGCTTGTGATAATGATATAAAAGAGGCTTGCACAATAATATCTAATTTAAAAATAAAATAA
- the efp gene encoding elongation factor P: MASYSMGDLKKGLKIEMDGVPYKIVEYQHVKPGKGAAFVRARIKSFVDGKVLEKTFHAGDKCEQPNLEEKQMQYLYDDGEYCQFMDTVTYEQVSIADDDIGDAKKWMIDGMMVDILFHNGNAIGVEVPQVVELKIVETPPNFKGDSQGGKKPATLESGAVIQIPFHVLEGETIRVDTVRSEYIERVSK; this comes from the coding sequence ATGGCTTCATACTCTATGGGTGATTTAAAAAAAGGCTTAAAGATAGAAATGGACGGCGTGCCTTACAAAATTGTTGAATATCAACACGTAAAACCTGGCAAAGGAGCTGCATTTGTTCGTGCAAGAATCAAATCTTTTGTAGACGGGAAAGTCTTAGAAAAGACATTTCATGCTGGTGATAAATGCGAACAACCAAATTTAGAAGAAAAACAAATGCAATATCTATATGATGATGGTGAATATTGCCAATTTATGGACACAGTTACATACGAACAAGTTTCAATAGCTGATGATGATATTGGCGATGCTAAAAAATGGATGATTGATGGAATGATGGTAGATATTTTATTTCACAACGGTAACGCAATAGGTGTTGAAGTTCCTCAAGTTGTTGAATTAAAAATAGTAGAAACACCACCTAACTTCAAAGGCGACTCTCAAGGCGGCAAAAAACCAGCTACACTTGAAAGTGGTGCAGTAATTCAAATACCTTTTCACGTTTTAGAAGGCGAAACTATCAGAGTAGATACTGTTCGCAGTGAATACATAGAAAGAGTTAGTAAGTAA
- a CDS encoding type II secretion system protein — MDHKGLLTQLGYNTDEANEAQIKRILNNTDGLEIKQVLELHDHLKPHLCFVAMSGSEDRLKIKNVATIEEIRQNVENIIQNWAKKYKMNLKKINETTYYILGV, encoded by the coding sequence ATGGATCACAAAGGCTTATTGACTCAACTTGGATATAATACAGATGAAGCTAATGAAGCTCAAATAAAGAGAATTTTAAACAACACAGATGGATTAGAAATAAAACAAGTTTTAGAGCTACACGATCATTTAAAACCTCATCTTTGCTTTGTCGCTATGAGCGGTAGCGAAGATAGACTAAAAATAAAAAATGTAGCTACAATAGAAGAAATAAGACAAAATGTTGAAAACATTATACAAAATTGGGCAAAAAAATATAAAATGAATCTAAAAAAAATAAACGAAACAACATATTATATATTAGGTGTATAA
- the rpmE gene encoding 50S ribosomal protein L31, with translation MKKEIHPEYVESTVTCACGNTFKTTSNKSEIRVDICSECHPFFTGSEKIVDSAGRVEKFKKKYALK, from the coding sequence ATGAAAAAAGAAATTCATCCTGAATATGTTGAGAGTACTGTAACTTGTGCTTGCGGTAATACTTTTAAAACAACTTCAAACAAAAGTGAAATAAGAGTTGATATATGCTCTGAGTGCCATCCATTTTTTACAGGTAGTGAAAAAATAGTTGACAGTGCTGGTAGAGTTGAGAAATTTAAGAAAAAATACGCATTAAAATAA
- the rsmI gene encoding 16S rRNA (cytidine(1402)-2'-O)-methyltransferase codes for MIYFIPTPIGNLKDISLHALDILRECEIVLCEDTRVTKSLFTLLNDRFNANIDISSFIPFHTHNCFDFLDKVTLDFFSKNIAYVSDAGMPCISDPGVELVRYALKNNINYEVLSGSNASILAIVASGILEKEFIFLGFLPNNGSERKLAIQNAMHLPYPVVLYESPKRILELIQNLSNIDPEREIFVIKEATKKFETKIKDSSINLVEKLKNINLNGEWSVVIDKSKNVPSQSITVDDIYSLDIPPKNKAKLISKITGEDVKKIYNNIIK; via the coding sequence TTGATATATTTTATTCCTACTCCGATAGGAAATTTAAAAGACATATCGCTTCACGCACTAGATATTTTGCGTGAATGCGAGATTGTTTTATGTGAAGATACTAGAGTAACCAAATCACTATTTACTCTTTTAAATGATAGATTTAATGCAAATATAGATATTTCTAGTTTTATACCGTTTCATACCCATAATTGTTTTGATTTTTTAGATAAGGTTACTTTGGATTTTTTTTCCAAAAATATAGCTTATGTTAGTGATGCTGGAATGCCTTGTATAAGCGATCCCGGTGTTGAGCTTGTGAGATATGCACTAAAAAACAATATAAATTATGAGGTTTTGAGCGGTTCAAATGCCTCTATACTTGCCATTGTTGCTAGTGGAATTCTTGAAAAAGAGTTTATTTTCTTGGGTTTTTTACCCAATAATGGCTCTGAAAGAAAGTTAGCGATACAAAATGCGATGCACCTTCCTTATCCTGTAGTTTTGTACGAAAGCCCAAAAAGAATTCTTGAGTTGATACAAAATTTATCAAACATAGATCCCGAAAGAGAAATTTTTGTAATAAAAGAGGCTACAAAAAAATTTGAAACCAAAATAAAAGACAGTTCAATAAATTTAGTTGAAAAATTAAAAAATATTAACTTAAATGGCGAATGGTCAGTGGTTATAGATAAATCAAAAAATGTTCCATCTCAAAGCATAACGGTTGATGATATTTATTCGCTCGATATACCTCCTAAAAATAAAGCAAAGCTAATCAGTAAAATTACTGGCGAAGATGTAAAAAAAATATATAACAATATTATAAAATAA
- the rlmB gene encoding 23S rRNA (guanosine(2251)-2'-O)-methyltransferase RlmB — protein MIIYGKQLFLHILQRHPKKLEEVYLAKDCDKALFSRICGTGAIIKRVDNQKAQALAHGGNHQGLLAKVSEFEFTNLNEFKKMNFIVLLYGVSDVGNIGAILRTAYGLGCDGVILVSKSINIEGVLRSSSGAAYEIPIALCDDGLSLINELKQIGFFVYSTDSNGKDVRKAEFSKEKKVLIMGSEGEGIPQKVIKKSDECIGIKLKNNFDSLNVSASFAIICDRIINE, from the coding sequence ATGATAATTTACGGAAAACAACTATTTTTACATATTTTACAAAGACATCCAAAAAAACTTGAAGAGGTCTATCTAGCAAAAGATTGCGATAAGGCTTTATTTTCTCGTATTTGTGGAACTGGTGCGATCATTAAGCGCGTTGATAACCAAAAGGCTCAGGCTTTGGCTCACGGAGGAAACCATCAAGGTCTTTTAGCTAAGGTTAGTGAGTTTGAGTTTACTAATCTAAATGAGTTTAAAAAAATGAACTTTATAGTTTTGCTTTACGGTGTTAGCGATGTTGGCAATATAGGCGCGATACTTAGAACCGCTTACGGGCTTGGTTGCGATGGCGTGATACTTGTATCAAAAAGCATAAATATAGAAGGCGTGCTGCGTAGTAGTAGTGGTGCAGCATATGAGATACCTATAGCCTTGTGTGATGATGGACTTAGCCTTATAAACGAACTAAAACAAATTGGCTTTTTTGTATATTCTACTGATAGTAATGGCAAAGATGTAAGAAAGGCCGAGTTTAGTAAAGAAAAAAAAGTTCTTATTATGGGAAGTGAGGGCGAAGGAATACCTCAAAAAGTTATTAAAAAAAGTGATGAATGTATAGGTATAAAATTAAAAAATAACTTTGATTCTTTAAACGTAAGTGCCTCTTTTGCGATAATTTGTGATAGGATTATAAATGAATGA
- a CDS encoding homoserine dehydrogenase, whose protein sequence is MNVAVLGVGTVGEQVVKILQEHKDLIFARSGKEINPVVGVVRNLQKDRDVNIELTDDLDSVLNRTDIDVYVELMGGIDKSYEVVKYALQNKKAVVTANKALLAYYRYELQKIAGETPFGFEASVAGAIPIIKSLREGLSANNICSIEGIMNGTSNYILTSMMKSDTNFAEALKKAQELGYAEADPTFDIGGFDAAHKLLILASIAYGIDAKPEDILIEGIDRINRADIFFVNDFEYTIKLLGIAKKVENKVELRVHPTLIPKNKMLAKVDGVMNAISVISDCAGESMLYGAGAGGKATASAVISDLIDIARGTNLPMLGYKDPQKADNFELLQKDQIQTKYYFRLEVEDKVGVLATITNIMSQNNLSVDSFLQKPHLISDDDNMATLFFITHTSYESDVNNFIDLVKKESFIKAEPFMMRIEE, encoded by the coding sequence ATGAATGTAGCAGTTTTAGGTGTAGGAACAGTTGGGGAACAGGTTGTAAAGATATTGCAAGAGCATAAAGATCTTATTTTTGCAAGATCTGGTAAAGAGATAAACCCTGTTGTTGGGGTTGTAAGAAATTTACAAAAAGATAGAGATGTAAATATAGAACTTACCGATGATTTGGACTCTGTTTTAAACAGAACAGATATAGATGTCTATGTTGAGCTTATGGGAGGCATAGATAAATCATACGAAGTTGTAAAATATGCTTTGCAAAATAAAAAAGCGGTAGTTACAGCAAATAAAGCGCTTTTAGCTTATTATAGGTATGAGCTTCAAAAGATAGCTGGAGAAACTCCTTTTGGCTTTGAAGCTAGTGTCGCTGGTGCTATACCTATTATAAAATCTTTAAGAGAAGGTCTTAGCGCAAATAATATATGTTCTATAGAGGGCATAATGAACGGAACTAGCAATTATATACTTACATCTATGATGAAAAGTGATACTAATTTTGCTGAGGCTCTTAAAAAAGCTCAAGAGCTTGGTTATGCAGAGGCTGATCCGACATTTGATATAGGTGGTTTTGATGCAGCACATAAACTTTTAATACTTGCAAGTATAGCTTATGGTATCGATGCTAAACCAGAGGATATTTTGATAGAGGGAATTGACCGCATAAATAGGGCGGACATATTTTTTGTTAATGATTTTGAATACACGATAAAACTTTTAGGTATAGCGAAAAAAGTTGAAAACAAAGTAGAATTGAGAGTTCATCCTACGCTAATACCAAAAAATAAAATGTTGGCAAAAGTTGATGGTGTAATGAATGCTATAAGTGTTATAAGCGATTGTGCTGGAGAGAGTATGCTTTATGGTGCTGGAGCTGGTGGAAAAGCCACAGCAAGTGCTGTTATAAGTGATTTGATAGATATAGCAAGAGGTACAAATTTGCCTATGCTAGGATATAAAGATCCACAAAAAGCAGATAACTTTGAGCTTTTGCAAAAAGATCAGATACAAACAAAGTATTATTTTAGACTTGAGGTTGAAGATAAGGTGGGTGTTTTAGCAACCATAACTAATATTATGAGTCAAAATAATCTATCAGTAGATAGCTTTTTGCAAAAACCACATTTGATTTCGGATGATGACAATATGGCAACGCTATTTTTTATAACTCATACTAGTTATGAATCCGATGTAAATAATTTTATAGATTTGGTAAAAAAAGAAAGTTTTATAAAAGCCGAACCTTTTATGATGAGAATAGAGGAGTAG
- a CDS encoding YraN family protein, with protein MGLKEYLFGKTSEDKACEYLKGLGFKILERNFHSKFGEIDIIAIDENSIVSFVEVKASEKYDAAFRLTKGKMDKIIKTINYYFMINKLEYDFEISFIIINGCEIKLIRNISL; from the coding sequence TTGGGACTAAAGGAGTATCTTTTTGGAAAAACAAGTGAAGATAAGGCTTGTGAATACCTAAAAGGCTTAGGGTTTAAAATTTTAGAAAGAAATTTTCATTCGAAATTTGGTGAGATAGACATAATCGCCATAGATGAAAATTCTATAGTTTCTTTTGTTGAGGTAAAGGCTAGTGAAAAATACGATGCTGCATTTAGACTGACAAAGGGAAAAATGGATAAAATTATAAAAACAATAAATTATTATTTTATGATAAATAAACTTGAGTATGATTTTGAGATAAGTTTTATTATTATTAATGGATGTGAAATCAAATTAATAAGAAATATTAGTTTATAA
- the trxA gene encoding thioredoxin, translating into MGKYIELTSENFDVAKEGVALVDFWAPWCGPCRMLAPVIDELAEEFDGKAKICKVNTDEVQELAVEYGIRSIPTILFFKDGEVVEQMVGAQSKQALVSKLNSLL; encoded by the coding sequence ATGGGAAAATACATAGAACTTACATCAGAGAATTTTGATGTTGCAAAAGAGGGAGTTGCTTTGGTTGATTTTTGGGCACCTTGGTGTGGACCTTGCAGAATGTTAGCTCCTGTTATAGATGAATTGGCTGAGGAGTTTGATGGAAAAGCAAAAATTTGCAAGGTTAATACCGATGAGGTTCAAGAACTTGCTGTTGAGTATGGCATAAGATCAATTCCTACAATACTATTTTTTAAAGATGGTGAAGTTGTTGAGCAAATGGTAGGTGCTCAGTCAAAACAAGCTCTTGTAAGTAAGTTAAACTCACTTCTTTAA
- the trxB gene encoding thioredoxin-disulfide reductase yields MLDLAIIGGGPAGLSAGLYATRGGLKNVVMFEKGEPGGQITSSSEIENYPGQKKPGESGFEFMSTWWDQCSHFGLVNKWANVAQVIQNEDKTFTIKLDNGESELAKAVIVCTGSTPRRAGFEGENKFFGRGVSTCATCDGFFYKDKEVAVLGGGDTAIEEALYLSNICSKVYVVHRRDEFRAAPVTVEKAKKNEKIEFITNATIKEAYGDNAGLNGIVLNTPDGEKELEVPGIFTFVGLNVNNEILKQDDGSFLCKMDQNGQVEVDLRMKTSVDGLFAAGDLRTQAPKQVVSAAADGAVAALSVLSYIESLH; encoded by the coding sequence ATGCTTGATTTAGCTATTATAGGTGGTGGTCCAGCTGGTCTTAGTGCGGGGCTTTATGCAACTCGTGGCGGGCTTAAAAATGTTGTAATGTTTGAAAAAGGCGAACCAGGTGGTCAAATAACATCTAGTTCTGAGATAGAAAACTATCCTGGACAAAAAAAACCCGGCGAGAGTGGTTTTGAGTTTATGAGTACTTGGTGGGATCAATGTAGCCACTTTGGTTTAGTTAATAAATGGGCTAATGTTGCTCAAGTTATTCAAAATGAAGATAAAACTTTTACTATAAAATTAGATAATGGAGAAAGCGAATTAGCAAAAGCTGTAATAGTTTGCACTGGTTCAACTCCTAGAAGAGCCGGTTTTGAAGGCGAAAATAAATTCTTTGGTAGAGGCGTAAGCACCTGTGCTACTTGTGATGGATTTTTCTATAAAGATAAAGAGGTAGCTGTTTTAGGCGGTGGAGATACTGCCATTGAAGAGGCTTTGTATTTATCAAATATTTGTTCAAAAGTTTATGTTGTTCATAGGCGTGATGAGTTTAGAGCGGCTCCTGTAACAGTTGAAAAAGCTAAGAAAAATGAAAAGATAGAGTTTATAACAAATGCAACTATCAAAGAGGCTTATGGAGATAATGCAGGGTTAAATGGCATTGTTTTAAATACTCCTGATGGAGAAAAAGAGCTTGAAGTTCCTGGTATATTTACATTTGTTGGTCTTAATGTAAATAATGAAATTTTAAAGCAAGATGATGGAAGTTTTTTATGTAAAATGGATCAAAACGGACAAGTTGAAGTTGATTTAAGAATGAAAACAAGCGTAGATGGTCTTTTTGCTGCCGGTGATTTAAGAACTCAAGCTCCAAAACAAGTTGTTTCTGCTGCTGCCGATGGTGCAGTTGCCGCACTTAGTGTTTTAAGTTATATAGAGAGCTTGCATTAA
- the accA gene encoding acetyl-CoA carboxylase carboxyl transferase subunit alpha, with product MSSYLDFEKNIKQIDDDIATAKIRGDEHAVEILNKNLEKEVAKVYKNLNEYQRLQLARHPDRPYAIDYVRLLLSDYYEIHGDRAFRDDPAIVCFIGYLSGKKVVVIGEQKGRGTKNKLKRNFGMPNPEGYRKALRVAKMAEKFNLPILFLIDTPGAYPGIGAEERGQSEAIAKNLFEFANLKTITIAVVIGEGGSGGALAIGVADKLAMMKNSIFSVISPEGCAAILWNDPSKQEQATKAMKITADDLKKLNLIDDVINEPINGAHRNKVDAAKELGNYFLNQLEELSKIDKDELVKIRMDKILSIGAYEE from the coding sequence ATGTCAAGCTATTTAGATTTTGAAAAAAATATCAAACAAATAGATGATGATATCGCTACAGCCAAAATACGCGGCGATGAACATGCCGTTGAAATTTTAAATAAAAACTTAGAAAAAGAAGTTGCAAAAGTTTATAAGAATTTAAATGAATATCAACGTTTGCAACTTGCAAGACATCCAGACAGACCATACGCTATAGACTATGTGAGATTATTGCTATCTGATTATTATGAAATTCATGGAGATAGAGCATTTCGTGATGATCCCGCAATAGTTTGTTTTATAGGATATTTAAGTGGTAAAAAAGTCGTTGTGATAGGCGAACAAAAAGGCAGAGGCACAAAGAATAAATTAAAAAGAAACTTTGGTATGCCAAATCCTGAAGGTTATAGAAAAGCTTTAAGAGTTGCTAAAATGGCAGAAAAGTTTAATCTACCTATACTGTTCCTAATAGACACACCAGGTGCCTATCCTGGAATAGGAGCAGAAGAACGCGGTCAAAGCGAAGCAATAGCTAAGAACCTTTTTGAGTTTGCAAATTTAAAAACCATAACCATAGCTGTAGTTATAGGAGAAGGCGGAAGCGGTGGAGCTTTAGCTATAGGAGTTGCTGATAAACTTGCAATGATGAAAAACTCTATATTTTCGGTAATATCTCCAGAGGGATGTGCTGCTATCTTATGGAACGATCCTAGCAAACAAGAACAAGCAACAAAAGCCATGAAAATAACAGCTGACGATTTAAAAAAGCTAAATCTTATTGATGATGTCATCAATGAGCCTATCAATGGAGCACACAGAAACAAAGTAGATGCCGCAAAAGAGCTAGGAAACTATTTCTTGAATCAATTAGAAGAATTAAGCAAGATAGATAAAGATGAACTAGTTAAAATTAGAATGGATAAAATTTTATCCATAGGTGCATACGAAGAATAA
- a CDS encoding beta-ketoacyl-ACP synthase II, whose translation MKRVVVTGIGMITSLGLDKESSFKAICDGKTGVKKITSFDASDFPVQIAAEITDFEPTSVIDAKEVKKMDRFIQLGIKASKEAMQDANFDEGFDTTRFGVSSASGIGGLPNIQKNSVTLEEKGSRKISPFFIPSSLVNMLGGIVSINHGLKGPNLSSVTACAAGTHAITHAAKCIMLGQAKQMLAIGSEATICGAGVGGFAAMKALSTRNDEPELASRPFDADRDGFIIGEGAGALVLEELESAKARGAKIYAEIVGFGESGDAHHITAPSLEGPVNAMRQAIQMAGEEIKIDYVNAHGTSTPVNDKNETAALKEVFKDKCPPVTSTKGQTGHCLGGAGAIEAVISIMAIRDSIIPPTINQTTKDPDCDLDYVPNVARKADLKVVMSNSFGFGGTNGSIIFKKLD comes from the coding sequence TTGAAGCGAGTTGTAGTAACAGGTATTGGAATGATAACTTCACTAGGTCTTGATAAAGAAAGCTCTTTTAAGGCTATTTGTGATGGAAAAACTGGTGTAAAAAAGATAACATCGTTTGATGCTAGTGACTTTCCTGTCCAAATAGCAGCTGAAATAACAGACTTTGAGCCAACAAGTGTGATTGACGCAAAGGAAGTAAAAAAAATGGATCGCTTCATACAACTTGGGATAAAAGCGTCAAAAGAAGCAATGCAAGATGCAAATTTTGATGAAGGATTTGACACTACTAGATTTGGTGTTAGTTCAGCATCTGGAATAGGCGGATTGCCAAATATTCAAAAAAACTCAGTAACCCTTGAAGAAAAGGGTTCAAGAAAAATTTCACCATTTTTTATCCCATCATCTCTTGTTAACATGCTAGGTGGTATAGTTTCTATCAATCATGGTCTTAAAGGACCAAATCTATCTAGTGTTACAGCTTGTGCAGCAGGCACACATGCTATAACACATGCTGCTAAGTGCATAATGCTTGGACAAGCGAAGCAAATGTTGGCAATTGGCTCTGAGGCAACCATATGCGGTGCTGGAGTTGGCGGATTTGCAGCTATGAAAGCGCTATCAACAAGAAATGATGAACCAGAACTTGCATCAAGACCATTTGATGCAGACAGAGATGGATTTATAATAGGAGAAGGTGCTGGTGCTTTAGTTTTAGAAGAGCTTGAAAGCGCTAAGGCAAGAGGTGCAAAAATATATGCTGAAATAGTTGGTTTTGGAGAAAGCGGTGATGCGCATCACATAACAGCTCCATCTCTTGAAGGTCCTGTAAATGCCATGAGACAAGCTATACAAATGGCCGGAGAAGAGATAAAGATTGATTATGTGAATGCTCATGGAACATCAACACCAGTTAATGACAAAAACGAAACAGCTGCATTAAAAGAGGTGTTTAAAGATAAATGTCCTCCTGTAACATCAACTAAAGGACAAACTGGACATTGTTTAGGTGGAGCAGGTGCTATAGAAGCTGTTATATCAATCATGGCAATAAGAGATAGTATTATACCTCCAACTATAAACCAAACAACAAAAGATCCTGATTGTGATCTTGATTATGTTCCAAATGTAGCTAGAAAAGCCGACTTAAAAGTTGTTATGAGCAACTCTTTCGGTTTTGGTGGCACAAATGGTTCTATTATATTTAAAAAACTAGATTAA
- the acpP gene encoding acyl carrier protein: protein MAIFEDVRDVVVEQLSVEPDAVKLESKIIEDLGADSLDVVELVMALEEKFEVEIPDSEAEKLISISDVVTYIEKLGK from the coding sequence ATGGCAATTTTTGAAGATGTTAGAGATGTTGTAGTGGAGCAACTGAGCGTTGAGCCTGATGCTGTTAAATTGGAATCTAAAATAATAGAAGACCTTGGTGCAGACTCTCTTGATGTAGTTGAATTAGTAATGGCTCTTGAAGAGAAATTTGAAGTTGAAATACCTGATAGTGAAGCTGAAAAGCTTATAAGTATTTCTGATGTTGTTACTTACATTGAAAAACTAGGAAAGTAA